The following are encoded together in the Variovorax sp. PBS-H4 genome:
- a CDS encoding efflux RND transporter permease subunit, which translates to MNLSKFFIDRPIFAGVLSLLMLIAGLIALRSLPISEYPEVAPPSVVVRAQYPGANPKVIAETVATPIEEQINGVEGMLYMGSQATTDGVMTLTVTFKLGTDPDKAQQLVQNRVSQAEPRLPEEVRRLGVTTVKSAPDLTMVVHLVSPNDRYDMTYLRNYAVLNVKDRLARIEGVGQVQIFGGGDYSMRIWLDPQKVAQRGLSPSDVVTAIRGQNVQAAAGVVGASPGLPGVDMQLSVNAQGRLQSEEEFGDIIVKTGADGAVTRLRDIGRIELGSADYSLRSLLNNDNAVGIGVFQAPNSNALDISANVRKTMDEINKNMPEGVEYRIAYDPTQFVRASIESVVHTLLEAILLVVLVVILFLQTWRASIIPLLAVPVSVIGTFAVLHVLGFSINALSLFGLVLAIGIVVDDAIVVVENVERNIEAGLTPREATYRAMREVSGPIIAIALVLVAVFVPLAFISGLTGQFYRQFAVTIAISTVISAINSLTLSPALAALLLKGHDEPKDALTRGMDRALGWLFRGFNRFFHRGAEAYSGGVKGVISRKTVMLVVYLALVAVTFGLFKAVPSGFVPAQDKQYLIGFAQLPDGATLNRTEEVIQRMGEITKKNPNVEDAIAFPGLSINGFTNSSNSGIVFATLKPFAERKRADQSGGAVAGQLNQQFAGIQDAFIVMFPPPPVAGLGTTGGFKLQLEDRGSVGYEQMDAAVQAFMAKARQAPELTGMFTSWQVNVPQLYADIDRTKARQLGVPVQDIFDTMQIYLGSLYANDFNKFGRTYTVRVQADAPYRARAEDVGLLKVRSSTGEMVPLSALMKVNSSFGPERAMRYNGYLSADVNGAPAPGFSSGQAQDAIERIAAETLPKGVSYEWTELTYQEILAGNSAVLVFPLAILLVFLVLAAQYESLTLPLSIILIVPMGLLAAMTGVWISGGDNNVFTQIGLIVLVGLSAKNAILIVEFARELEFAGRTPIQAAIEASRLRLRPILMTSLAFVMGVLPLVLATGAGAEMRSAMGVAVFAGMIGVTAFGLFLTPVFYVALRRLTGNRPLKLHGEVPHLADDNSFVSAQHPAAPHGGAPHDSGSGAGGGGGLHPQPAAPLKTHD; encoded by the coding sequence ATGAATTTATCGAAGTTCTTCATCGATCGGCCGATCTTCGCGGGCGTGCTCTCGCTGCTGATGCTGATCGCGGGCCTCATCGCCCTGCGCAGCCTGCCCATCTCGGAATACCCCGAGGTCGCACCGCCGTCGGTGGTGGTGCGCGCGCAGTACCCGGGCGCCAATCCGAAGGTGATTGCCGAAACCGTCGCCACGCCCATCGAGGAGCAGATCAACGGGGTCGAAGGCATGCTCTACATGGGCAGCCAGGCGACCACCGACGGCGTGATGACGCTGACCGTCACCTTCAAGCTGGGCACCGATCCCGACAAGGCGCAGCAGCTGGTGCAGAACCGCGTCTCGCAGGCCGAGCCGCGCCTGCCGGAGGAAGTGCGGCGACTGGGCGTGACCACCGTCAAGAGCGCGCCCGACCTCACGATGGTGGTGCACCTGGTGTCGCCCAACGACCGCTATGACATGACCTACCTGCGCAACTACGCGGTGCTCAACGTCAAGGACCGGCTGGCGCGCATCGAGGGCGTGGGCCAGGTGCAGATCTTCGGCGGCGGCGATTACTCGATGCGCATCTGGCTCGACCCGCAGAAGGTCGCGCAGCGCGGCCTCTCGCCCAGCGACGTGGTCACGGCGATCCGCGGGCAGAACGTGCAGGCGGCGGCCGGCGTGGTCGGCGCCTCGCCGGGCCTGCCGGGCGTGGACATGCAGCTGTCCGTCAACGCCCAGGGGCGGCTGCAGAGCGAAGAGGAATTCGGCGACATCATCGTCAAGACCGGTGCGGACGGCGCCGTGACCCGGCTGCGCGACATCGGTCGCATCGAGCTCGGCTCGGCCGACTATTCGCTGCGCTCGCTGCTCAACAACGACAACGCGGTCGGCATCGGCGTGTTCCAGGCGCCGAACTCCAATGCGCTCGACATTTCGGCCAACGTCCGCAAGACGATGGACGAGATCAACAAGAACATGCCGGAAGGCGTGGAATACCGCATCGCCTACGACCCGACGCAGTTCGTTCGCGCCTCCATCGAGTCGGTGGTGCATACGCTGCTGGAGGCCATCCTGCTGGTGGTGCTGGTGGTGATCCTGTTCCTGCAGACCTGGCGTGCCTCGATCATCCCGCTGCTGGCCGTGCCGGTGTCGGTGATCGGCACCTTCGCGGTGCTCCATGTGCTGGGCTTTTCCATCAACGCGTTGTCGCTCTTCGGCCTGGTGCTGGCGATCGGCATCGTGGTGGACGACGCCATCGTGGTGGTCGAGAACGTGGAGCGCAACATCGAGGCCGGGCTCACGCCGCGCGAGGCCACCTACCGCGCGATGCGCGAGGTCTCGGGGCCGATCATCGCGATCGCGCTGGTGCTGGTGGCGGTGTTCGTGCCGCTGGCCTTCATCAGCGGCCTGACCGGGCAGTTCTACCGCCAGTTCGCCGTCACGATCGCGATCTCGACCGTGATCTCGGCGATCAACTCGCTGACCCTGTCGCCCGCGCTTGCCGCGCTGCTGCTCAAGGGCCACGACGAGCCGAAGGACGCGCTCACGCGCGGCATGGATCGGGCGCTCGGCTGGCTGTTCCGCGGCTTCAACAGGTTCTTCCACCGCGGCGCCGAGGCGTACAGCGGCGGCGTCAAGGGCGTGATCTCGCGCAAGACCGTGATGCTGGTGGTCTACCTGGCGCTGGTGGCCGTGACTTTCGGCCTCTTCAAGGCGGTGCCCAGCGGCTTCGTGCCGGCACAGGACAAGCAATACCTCATCGGCTTTGCGCAGCTGCCCGACGGCGCTACGCTGAATCGCACGGAAGAGGTGATCCAGCGCATGGGCGAGATCACCAAGAAGAACCCGAACGTCGAGGACGCGATCGCCTTCCCGGGCCTGTCGATCAACGGCTTCACCAACAGCTCGAACTCGGGCATCGTGTTCGCGACGCTCAAGCCCTTTGCCGAGCGCAAGCGCGCCGACCAGAGCGGCGGTGCCGTCGCAGGCCAGCTCAACCAGCAGTTCGCCGGCATCCAGGATGCCTTCATCGTGATGTTCCCGCCGCCTCCGGTGGCGGGCCTGGGCACCACGGGAGGCTTCAAGCTGCAACTGGAAGACCGCGGCTCGGTCGGCTACGAGCAGATGGACGCCGCGGTGCAGGCCTTCATGGCCAAGGCGCGCCAGGCGCCCGAGCTCACCGGCATGTTCACCAGCTGGCAGGTCAATGTGCCGCAGCTCTATGCCGACATCGATCGGACCAAGGCGCGCCAGCTCGGCGTGCCGGTCCAGGACATCTTCGACACCATGCAGATCTACCTCGGCAGCCTGTATGCGAACGACTTCAACAAGTTCGGCCGCACCTACACCGTGCGCGTGCAGGCGGATGCGCCTTACCGTGCACGTGCCGAGGACGTCGGCCTGCTCAAGGTGCGCTCGAGCACGGGCGAGATGGTGCCGCTGTCGGCGCTGATGAAGGTGAATTCGAGCTTCGGCCCCGAGCGCGCGATGCGCTACAACGGCTACCTCTCGGCCGATGTGAACGGCGCACCTGCGCCGGGCTTCTCCTCAGGGCAGGCGCAGGACGCGATCGAGCGCATTGCCGCGGAGACCTTGCCCAAGGGCGTGAGCTACGAATGGACGGAGCTGACCTACCAGGAGATCCTGGCCGGCAACTCTGCGGTGCTGGTGTTTCCGCTCGCGATCCTGCTGGTGTTCCTGGTGCTGGCCGCTCAGTACGAGAGCCTGACGCTGCCGCTGTCGATCATCCTGATCGTGCCGATGGGCCTCCTGGCCGCGATGACGGGCGTATGGATCTCCGGCGGCGACAACAACGTCTTCACGCAGATCGGATTGATCGTGCTGGTGGGCCTGAGTGCGAAGAACGCGATCCTGATCGTGGAGTTCGCACGCGAGCTCGAATTTGCCGGCCGAACGCCGATACAGGCCGCCATCGAGGCCAGCCGCCTGCGGTTGCGCCCGATCCTGATGACCTCGCTGGCCTTCGTGATGGGTGTGCTGCCGCTGGTGCTCGCAACCGGTGCCGGCGCCGAGATGCGCTCGGCGATGGGCGTGGCGGTGTTCGCCGGAATGATCGGCGTGACGGCCTTCGGCCTGTTCCTGACGCCGGTGTTCTACGTCGCCTTGCGCAGGCTCACGGGCAACCGCCCGCTCAAGCTGCATGGCGAGGTGCCGCACCTGGCGGACGACAACAGCTTCGTGTCGGCCCAGCATCCGGCGGCGCCGCATGGCGGCGCCCCTCACGACAGCGGTTCCGGCGCGGGCGGTGGCGGTGGCCTGCATCCCCAGCCCGCGGCGCCCCTCAAAACGCACGACTGA
- a CDS encoding efflux RND transporter periplasmic adaptor subunit, whose amino-acid sequence MQTNNKQSNVRRRIWPAVTGVTALVAIASAVLLGLPSFKAEANDAPAVAAPRATPVSVAVVAPTEVNTWDEFSGRLEAVERVDVRSRVAGAVLAVHFREGSLVKQGDLLVTIDPAPYAAEVERAEAQVASAQARAAFTRSEQERARRLWDDKAIAQREFDERVNAGREAEANLRAAQAQLQSARLNLGYTQVKAPVSGRIGRLEVTVGNLVAAGPGAPVLTTLVSVSPIYASFDADEQVVVKALKDLPPGAGARGKLDGIPVQMGTAGLEGTPYEGRLQLIDNQVDARSGTVRVRAAFDNKDGTLIPGQFARIRMGQARNDTALLVSERAVGTDQNKKFVMVVGEDNKAEWREVTLGASVNGLRVVTKGLKAGERVVVNGLQHIRPGALVAPQTVTMEAKADAQSQRVATAAKS is encoded by the coding sequence ATGCAAACCAACAACAAGCAGTCGAATGTCCGCCGCCGTATCTGGCCTGCCGTGACCGGCGTCACCGCCCTGGTGGCGATCGCTTCCGCGGTCCTGCTCGGGCTGCCGAGCTTCAAGGCCGAGGCCAACGATGCGCCCGCAGTCGCCGCGCCGCGCGCCACGCCGGTGTCGGTGGCCGTCGTGGCGCCTACCGAAGTCAACACGTGGGATGAGTTCTCCGGCCGGCTGGAAGCGGTCGAGCGCGTCGACGTGCGTTCCCGTGTCGCCGGCGCGGTGCTGGCGGTGCATTTCCGCGAAGGCTCGCTGGTGAAGCAGGGCGATCTGCTGGTCACGATCGATCCCGCGCCCTATGCAGCCGAGGTCGAGCGTGCGGAAGCGCAGGTCGCTTCGGCCCAGGCGCGCGCGGCCTTCACGCGCAGCGAGCAGGAACGCGCCCGCCGCCTGTGGGACGACAAGGCCATTGCCCAGCGCGAGTTCGATGAGCGCGTCAACGCCGGCCGCGAAGCCGAGGCCAACCTCCGCGCGGCGCAGGCCCAGTTGCAGAGCGCGCGCCTGAACCTGGGCTACACGCAGGTGAAGGCGCCGGTGTCCGGCCGTATCGGCAGGCTCGAGGTGACCGTGGGCAATCTGGTGGCCGCCGGCCCTGGCGCTCCGGTGCTCACGACGCTGGTGTCGGTCAGCCCGATCTACGCGAGCTTCGACGCCGACGAGCAGGTGGTCGTCAAGGCCCTGAAAGACCTGCCGCCCGGCGCCGGCGCGCGGGGCAAGCTCGACGGCATCCCGGTGCAGATGGGCACCGCCGGCCTCGAAGGCACGCCTTACGAGGGCCGGCTGCAGCTGATCGACAACCAGGTCGACGCGCGCAGCGGCACGGTGCGCGTGCGCGCCGCCTTCGACAACAAGGACGGCACGCTGATCCCGGGCCAGTTCGCCCGCATCCGCATGGGCCAGGCCCGCAACGACACGGCGCTGCTGGTGAGCGAGCGCGCCGTCGGCACCGACCAGAACAAGAAGTTCGTGATGGTCGTGGGCGAGGACAACAAGGCCGAGTGGCGTGAAGTGACGCTGGGTGCGTCGGTCAACGGCCTGCGCGTCGTGACCAAGGGCCTGAAGGCGGGCGAGCGTGTGGTCGTCAACGGCCTGCAGCACATCCGTCCGGGCGCGCTCGTGGCGCCGCAGACGGTGACCATGGAAGCCAAGGCCGACGCGCAGTCCCAGCGCGTGGCCACGGCCGCCAAGTCCTGA
- a CDS encoding alpha/beta hydrolase: MSSRPIPRSAEAAPAPAVAAAPGTEVDVSVPLPEREPVQARLYGQKVKGAAVPLVLYFHGGTFVCGDLDRGHNVARLLAAAGAVVLSLAYPLKPFPEPIEVGFAALEWLYKQRVKLAGKGARVYLAGEEAGGNLAAAVALMARDRAHPPLAGQILLSPMLDPCAGTLSLRQATGDDARCRWASGWQEYLSCPMNATHPYAVPGASLRLAELAPALVLVGEDDAMRDEALSFAQRLQSAGISVTKAVLPSAAKCPDELYDPAFGDCACTETVGGHLRAFFASTVPPVPPPA, encoded by the coding sequence ATGTCATCCCGCCCCATTCCGCGTTCTGCTGAAGCCGCACCGGCACCGGCGGTCGCTGCTGCGCCGGGCACGGAGGTCGACGTCAGCGTTCCGCTGCCGGAGCGCGAGCCGGTCCAGGCACGCCTCTATGGCCAGAAGGTCAAGGGCGCGGCGGTGCCCTTGGTACTTTATTTCCATGGTGGCACCTTCGTCTGCGGCGACCTGGACCGCGGCCACAACGTTGCGCGGCTGCTGGCGGCGGCTGGCGCGGTGGTGCTGTCGCTGGCCTATCCGCTGAAGCCTTTTCCCGAACCGATCGAAGTAGGCTTCGCCGCGCTGGAGTGGCTCTACAAGCAGCGCGTCAAGCTGGCCGGCAAGGGCGCCCGTGTGTACCTGGCCGGTGAAGAAGCCGGGGGCAACCTGGCGGCCGCGGTGGCACTGATGGCCCGCGACCGCGCGCACCCGCCGCTGGCCGGCCAGATCCTGCTGTCGCCGATGCTCGACCCGTGTGCCGGCACGCTGTCGCTGCGCCAGGCGACGGGCGACGATGCCCGCTGCCGCTGGGCGTCGGGTTGGCAGGAATACCTGAGCTGCCCGATGAACGCGACGCACCCCTACGCCGTGCCCGGCGCGTCGCTCAGGTTGGCCGAGCTGGCCCCTGCGCTGGTGCTGGTGGGCGAAGACGACGCGATGCGCGACGAGGCCTTGAGCTTCGCGCAGCGTTTGCAGTCAGCGGGCATTTCGGTGACCAAGGCGGTGCTGCCTTCGGCCGCGAAATGTCCCGACGAGTTGTATGACCCCGCTTTCGGGGATTGCGCGTGCACGGAGACAGTGGGTGGGCATTTGCGCGCATTTTTCGCTTCCACGGTGCCGCCGGTGCCTCCCCCGGCGTAG
- a CDS encoding LysR family transcriptional regulator: MDQVQAMRIFVRVVEAGTFTRAADSLGLPKGTVTKQIQALESRLHVKLLNRTTRRVTVTPDGAAYYDRTARLLNDLDDIEASMTNAQANPTGRLRIDVGSSTARLIILPALATFSDRYPDIQLDLGVSDRPVDLITDNVDCVIRAGDLTDQSLVARRIGTLEFVTVASAGYVKRYGKPEHPSDIEKRHHVVSYFAAGSRRIYPHEFHKDDEHIEISGPYRVSVNESNAHLAAVLGGFGLSQCITFMADPHIESGELVELLPEWTRAPLPVHVVYPPNRHLSAKVRVFVDWAADLFAKNPKLQRR, encoded by the coding sequence ATGGACCAGGTCCAGGCCATGCGGATCTTTGTCCGCGTCGTGGAAGCCGGCACCTTCACCCGTGCCGCCGATTCGCTCGGGCTGCCGAAGGGCACCGTCACGAAGCAGATCCAGGCGCTGGAGTCCCGCCTCCACGTCAAGCTGCTGAACCGTACCACGCGGCGCGTGACCGTGACGCCGGACGGCGCCGCCTATTACGACCGCACGGCGCGCCTGCTGAACGACCTCGACGACATCGAGGCCAGCATGACCAACGCGCAAGCCAACCCGACCGGGCGGCTGCGCATCGACGTGGGCTCGTCCACGGCGCGCCTGATCATCTTGCCGGCGCTCGCCACCTTCAGCGACCGCTATCCCGACATCCAGCTCGACCTGGGGGTCAGCGACCGTCCCGTCGACCTGATCACCGACAACGTGGACTGCGTGATCAGGGCCGGCGATTTGACCGACCAATCGCTGGTGGCGCGGCGCATCGGCACCCTGGAATTCGTGACGGTGGCGTCGGCCGGGTATGTCAAGCGCTACGGCAAGCCGGAGCACCCGTCCGACATCGAGAAGCGACACCATGTCGTGAGCTACTTCGCGGCCGGCTCGCGCAGGATCTATCCGCACGAGTTCCACAAGGACGACGAGCACATCGAGATCTCGGGCCCCTACCGCGTCTCGGTCAACGAGAGCAACGCCCACCTGGCCGCCGTGTTGGGCGGCTTCGGGCTTTCGCAGTGCATCACCTTCATGGCCGATCCGCATATCGAGAGCGGCGAGCTGGTGGAACTGCTGCCCGAATGGACCCGGGCGCCGCTGCCTGTGCATGTGGTGTACCCGCCCAACCGGCACCTGAGCGCCAAGGTGCGGGTGTTCGTGGACTGGGCGGCTGATTTGTTCGCGAAGAATCCGAAGCTGCAGCGGCGCTGA
- a CDS encoding aminotransferase class I/II-fold pyridoxal phosphate-dependent enzyme, which produces MKLDEQALHGGPDARGPVPHDFSTNANACGPCPMAVQALAQVDAARYPDPRYTALRETLGRFHGVAAERIVIAASASEFIARITAAAAQQGGRAVWLPRHAYGDYARAAAAWGLDVRREPESPTGHALVWCCDPSSPLGEVQRDLAALVEAVEDSGTCVLDLAYEPLRLEGCLELGAAQRDRVWQMWTPNKALGLTGVRAAYAIAPSDASGLPERLDRLAPSWPLGAHGVALLEAWTLAETQAWLDASRGQLRSWKREQQALCTALGWSVLPSVANYFCARPDASNAPRSEALREAGIQLRDASSFGLPGHVRLAVLPPASQAALGQTWARARSQ; this is translated from the coding sequence ATGAAGCTCGACGAACAAGCCCTGCACGGCGGCCCTGATGCCCGCGGGCCCGTGCCGCACGACTTCTCGACGAATGCCAATGCCTGCGGTCCTTGTCCGATGGCCGTCCAGGCGCTCGCGCAAGTCGATGCGGCCCGCTATCCCGACCCGCGCTACACCGCGCTGCGCGAAACGCTGGGCCGCTTCCATGGCGTGGCCGCGGAGCGCATCGTGATCGCCGCGAGCGCCAGCGAATTCATTGCGCGAATCACGGCTGCCGCGGCGCAGCAGGGCGGCCGCGCGGTCTGGCTGCCGCGGCACGCCTACGGTGACTACGCGCGCGCGGCCGCAGCCTGGGGGCTCGACGTGCGTCGCGAACCCGAATCGCCGACAGGCCATGCGCTCGTGTGGTGCTGCGATCCTTCCAGCCCGTTGGGCGAGGTCCAGCGGGATCTTGCGGCACTTGTCGAAGCGGTGGAGGACTCCGGCACCTGCGTGCTCGACCTGGCGTACGAACCCCTGCGCCTCGAAGGCTGCCTTGAACTCGGCGCCGCGCAGCGGGATCGCGTCTGGCAGATGTGGACGCCGAACAAGGCTTTGGGACTGACGGGTGTCCGGGCGGCCTATGCAATCGCCCCCAGCGATGCATCAGGTCTGCCGGAGCGACTGGACCGGCTCGCGCCTTCCTGGCCGCTGGGCGCGCACGGCGTAGCGCTGCTCGAAGCGTGGACGCTGGCCGAGACACAGGCTTGGCTCGACGCCAGCCGCGGCCAGCTGCGCAGCTGGAAGCGCGAGCAGCAGGCGCTGTGCACCGCGCTGGGCTGGTCCGTCCTGCCCAGCGTCGCAAACTACTTCTGTGCCCGGCCCGATGCGTCCAATGCGCCGCGCTCGGAAGCCTTGCGCGAGGCCGGCATTCAACTGCGTGATGCCAGTTCCTTCGGGCTGCCGGGCCATGTGCGGCTGGCCGTGCTGCCGCCGGCCAGCCAGGCGGCGCTGGGCCAAACCTGGGCGCGTGCACGTTCGCAGTAG
- the cbiB gene encoding adenosylcobinamide-phosphate synthase CbiB: MPWLWLFPLPGEGWGGGSAALAHAVALVLALAIDRVLGEPRARWHPVVWMGRYLAWAGRLVAPPIDAASSRRFGPFAAGALAWCAGGAAVVLAATALSAAAARLPDWAAALLLGLALKPLLAWRMLRDEVLAVEAALACSLAEGRNRLAHLVSRDVRALDTVAVRESAIESLAENLNDSVVAPLFWFLLLGLPGAALYRFANTADAMWGYRGERSGRDWEWAGKWAARVDDVLSWLPARLTALLLALSCSPFRVRQRDGAKVLQSLPGEARRTPSPNSGWPMAAIALLLGVRLAKPGVYVLNAGGRQATPADTRRAATLGARVAWMAAALAAIALLLPSAWGHP, translated from the coding sequence ATGCCCTGGCTCTGGCTCTTTCCCCTTCCGGGGGAGGGCTGGGGTGGGGGCAGCGCTGCGCTGGCTCACGCCGTAGCCCTGGTCCTCGCCCTGGCCATCGACCGCGTGCTGGGCGAACCGCGAGCGCGCTGGCATCCGGTCGTCTGGATGGGCCGCTACCTCGCCTGGGCCGGCCGCCTTGTCGCGCCTCCGATCGATGCCGCATCGTCCCGCCGGTTCGGCCCCTTCGCCGCCGGAGCGCTCGCCTGGTGCGCCGGCGGCGCGGCCGTCGTCCTTGCCGCCACTGCCCTGAGCGCCGCAGCCGCTCGCCTGCCGGACTGGGCTGCGGCGCTGCTGCTCGGCCTCGCCCTCAAGCCCCTGCTCGCCTGGCGCATGCTGCGCGACGAGGTACTCGCGGTCGAGGCGGCACTGGCCTGCTCGCTGGCCGAGGGGCGCAACCGGCTCGCGCACCTCGTGAGCCGCGATGTTCGCGCGCTCGACACAGTCGCAGTGCGCGAAAGCGCCATCGAGTCGCTGGCCGAGAACCTCAACGACTCGGTGGTCGCGCCGCTGTTCTGGTTCCTGCTGCTGGGCTTGCCCGGCGCGGCGCTCTATCGTTTTGCCAACACGGCCGATGCGATGTGGGGCTACCGCGGCGAACGTAGCGGCCGCGACTGGGAATGGGCCGGCAAGTGGGCTGCACGCGTGGACGACGTGCTCTCATGGCTGCCTGCGCGCCTTACCGCGCTGCTGCTCGCCCTGTCTTGCTCCCCCTTCCGCGTGCGGCAGAGGGATGGGGCGAAGGTGCTCCAATCGCTTCCCGGCGAAGCCCGCCGCACCCCATCCCCCAACAGCGGCTGGCCCATGGCCGCCATCGCCTTGCTGCTCGGAGTGCGCCTCGCCAAGCCCGGTGTCTACGTGCTGAATGCAGGGGGCCGACAGGCCACTCCCGCCGACACCCGCCGCGCGGCGACGCTCGGGGCGCGAGTCGCCTGGATGGCTGCGGCCCTGGCGGCGATCGCACTCCTGCTTCCTTCAGCATGGGGCCATCCATGA
- the cobO gene encoding cob(I)yrinic acid a,c-diamide adenosyltransferase → MQIETPPSEKPYDKPEGERRGLVIVNTGDGKGKSTAAFGLALRAHGRGKAVKIFQFMKVPSARFGEHRMFEQLGIPIEGLGDGFSWKSQDLEHSAQLAREGWEKARAAILAGEHFLVVLDEITYPLIYGWLPLDAVLETLRTRPREVHVVLTGRRCPPEIVELADTVTEMQMVKHAFKAGIPAQRGIED, encoded by the coding sequence ATGCAGATCGAAACCCCGCCCAGCGAGAAGCCGTACGACAAGCCCGAGGGCGAACGCCGCGGCCTGGTGATCGTCAACACCGGCGACGGCAAAGGCAAGAGCACGGCCGCCTTCGGCCTGGCGTTGCGCGCGCACGGACGCGGCAAGGCCGTGAAGATCTTCCAGTTCATGAAGGTGCCGAGCGCGCGCTTCGGCGAGCACCGCATGTTCGAGCAGCTCGGCATTCCCATCGAGGGACTGGGCGACGGCTTCAGCTGGAAGAGCCAGGACCTCGAGCACTCGGCGCAGCTGGCGCGCGAGGGCTGGGAGAAGGCCAGGGCGGCGATCCTCGCGGGCGAGCACTTCCTGGTCGTGCTCGACGAGATCACCTATCCGCTGATCTACGGCTGGCTGCCGCTCGACGCAGTGCTGGAGACCTTGCGCACGCGCCCGCGCGAGGTGCATGTGGTGTTGACGGGCCGCCGCTGCCCGCCCGAGATCGTCGAGCTGGCCGACACGGTGACCGAGATGCAGATGGTCAAGCATGCCTTCAAGGCGGGCATTCCGGCGCAGCGCGGCATCGAAGACTGA